Proteins from one Dioscorea cayenensis subsp. rotundata cultivar TDr96_F1 unplaced genomic scaffold, TDr96_F1_v2_PseudoChromosome.rev07_lg8_w22 25.fasta BLBR01000588.1, whole genome shotgun sequence genomic window:
- the LOC120254709 gene encoding EG45-like domain containing protein, with translation MAHYNFIFLATLLLALITNFMSSSADTATFYTPPYNPAACGFEVKGVMIAAGSHEIFDDGRACGHLFKVKCIAGTNNGVPHPCRGSGTVVVKLVDLCPSGCQGTIDLSQEAFAKTADPDAGKIEVSIESL, from the exons ATGGCACACTATAATTTCATTTTCCTAGCAACACTGCTTCTTGCGTTGATCACCAACTTCATGTCATCCTCTGCAGATACTGCAACCTTCTACACTCCACCATATAACC CTGCTGCATGCGGCTTTGAAGTAAAAGGAGTGATGATCGCCGCGGGGAGTCATGAAATCTTCGATGATGGACGTGCTTGTGGGCATTTATTCAAAGTAAAATGTATTGCCGGGACGAACAATGGTGTCCCTCACCCTTGCAGAGGATCAGGGACTGTTGTTGTTAAGCTTGTCGATCTTTGCCCGTCTGGTTGCCAAGGAACCATTGATTTGTCTCAAGAAGCTTTTGCCAAGACTGCTGATCCTGATGCCGGGAAGATTGAAGTATCCATTGAAAG TTTGTAA